A single window of Paenibacillus sp. FSL H8-0537 DNA harbors:
- a CDS encoding LacI family DNA-binding transcriptional regulator: MKATIYDIAREAGVSIATVSQVINGKGKISEERRNEVMRIMERLNYQPSVIASALTGKRTFTLGLLVPDISNPFFAEIARAVEDQSRRLGYSLVICSTDNKDERVERYLSLLRQKSVDGIIIGTGIDNEDIIKPLLTQSIAVALIARDMPALAVHTVIVEDFKGGALGARHLLEEGHHRVAVLAEHMKVSSSRERVRGFRSVVDAAGLPWSDASVKFCDYTLEDGKRKALELLKLTERPTALFCCNELLAIGALQAAKELKLRIPRDVSVIGFDNTILASVSDPPLTTIAQPIEAMGKKVVDLLVEALQDKSAAAKAERIVLEPELIIRHSTSSIHV; this comes from the coding sequence ATGAAAGCCACCATCTATGATATCGCAAGGGAAGCGGGAGTCTCGATTGCGACTGTTTCCCAAGTCATTAATGGCAAAGGAAAAATCAGCGAAGAACGGCGCAATGAAGTCATGCGCATTATGGAGCGGCTTAACTACCAGCCGAGTGTAATCGCTTCCGCGCTGACCGGGAAACGGACGTTTACGCTTGGTCTGCTCGTTCCAGACATATCCAACCCCTTTTTCGCCGAAATTGCCCGCGCCGTTGAGGACCAGAGCCGCCGCTTAGGCTACAGCCTCGTCATATGCAGCACCGACAATAAAGATGAGCGAGTGGAGCGCTATCTGTCGCTGCTGCGGCAAAAAAGCGTGGACGGCATCATTATCGGTACCGGGATTGATAATGAGGACATTATTAAACCGCTGCTGACGCAGTCCATTGCCGTAGCGCTAATTGCGCGGGACATGCCTGCTCTGGCTGTGCATACAGTCATTGTGGAGGATTTTAAAGGTGGAGCGCTTGGGGCTCGGCATTTGCTAGAGGAAGGACATCACCGGGTCGCGGTGCTTGCCGAACATATGAAGGTCAGCAGCAGCCGCGAGCGGGTCAGGGGATTTAGAAGTGTCGTCGATGCAGCTGGGCTGCCTTGGTCCGACGCCTCCGTCAAGTTTTGCGACTACACGCTGGAGGATGGCAAGCGCAAAGCGCTGGAGCTGCTGAAGCTGACGGAACGGCCAACCGCCTTGTTCTGTTGTAATGAGCTGCTCGCCATCGGTGCGCTGCAGGCAGCGAAGGAGCTTAAGCTTCGTATTCCACGTGATGTATCGGTTATCGGCTTTGATAATACGATTTTGGCCTCGGTAAGTGATCCGCCGCTAACGACCATTGCACAACCGATTGAAGCGATGGGGAAAAAGGTTGTTGATCTGCTGGTAGAAGCGCTGCAGGATAAATCAGCTGCGGCAAAAGCAGAACGCATCGTGCTGGAGCCCGAGCTGATCATTAGACATTCTACAAGCTCCATACATGTATAA